Proteins found in one Sphingobium sp. V4 genomic segment:
- a CDS encoding head GIN domain-containing protein, translating into MPLPLPLFALVIAGLSLSTSACSRTEKSPSAEDVARTAQDWSALKDFTAIEATGPDNVAVTIAPDFSIKAEGDPKSVADLAISVKDGKLVIGRKSKGDWNWGRRNGDKGATIRITMPAIRAADLTGAGDFDLDKAEGERLDLSLTGAGDFRIGMVRLKSLSADITGAGSVKISGTADTAKLSITGAGDIDGEALKVGSADVSILGAGDIDFASDGKVAISIMGPGDVTVKGKAQCTTSGVGPGEARCIP; encoded by the coding sequence ATGCCGCTCCCCCTTCCGCTTTTCGCGCTTGTCATTGCCGGACTGAGCCTGTCGACCAGCGCCTGCTCGCGCACCGAAAAGTCACCCTCCGCCGAGGATGTCGCGCGCACCGCGCAGGACTGGTCCGCCCTCAAGGACTTCACCGCCATCGAAGCGACCGGTCCCGACAATGTCGCCGTGACCATCGCGCCCGATTTCTCGATCAAGGCGGAGGGCGATCCCAAGTCGGTGGCGGACCTCGCCATCAGCGTCAAGGACGGCAAGCTGGTGATCGGTCGCAAATCCAAGGGTGACTGGAACTGGGGGCGCAGGAATGGCGACAAGGGCGCGACAATCCGCATCACCATGCCTGCCATCCGGGCCGCCGACCTGACCGGGGCAGGCGATTTCGACCTAGACAAGGCGGAGGGCGAAAGGCTGGACCTGTCGCTGACCGGCGCCGGTGACTTCCGCATCGGCATGGTGAGGCTCAAGTCGCTGTCGGCCGATATCACCGGCGCGGGATCGGTGAAAATCTCCGGCACGGCGGACACGGCGAAGCTGTCGATCACCGGCGCCGGCGACATTGACGGCGAAGCGCTGAAGGTCGGCAGCGCCGACGTTTCGATACTGGGCGCGGGCGACATCGACTTTGCCTCCGACGGGAAGGTTGCTATCAGCATCATGGGACCAGGCGACGTGACGGTGAAAGGCAAGGCGCAATGCACGACCAGCGGCGTGGGACCGGGCGAAGCGCGCTGCATACCCTGA
- a CDS encoding M28 family metallopeptidase, with translation MRLSHLALPLLSLIAAGAARAEDAGDGGARWWSHVQSLANDGMEGRGTGTPGYDRAADYVIGQFRALGLKPMGTEGYKQPVSFVEQVILSDRSSAALVGPAGEKALAVPGDLIVSGSGGPVPESIDAPMVFAGYGLHLPEVGHDDFAGLDLKGKIVVVLSGGPATISGALKSHARSERAHWLAARGALGLITLVTPKQVEIPWTRRIALAGAPALYFTDNSLRDTQTPFLGAQFDPAKSALLFEGSGKTFDQIAAAADASAPVPSFPLALRLKAQVAAKRRDVSSPNLVAMMPGGDPKLRQEYVVLSAHLDGYGIGTPIKGDAIYNGAFDNASGVASLLEIARALKAGKVKPRRSILFAIVTAEEKGLLGSRYFARRPTVPQKDIVADLNFDMALPIFPLTSVTPIGYDQSSLGQDAAAVSAAMGLPITSDPFPDRNVFIRSDQYAFIREGIPALFFKYGFKAGTPEAETEKAWRANLYHSPFDDLNQPVLPAESAKLNDYVTAVTLRVANAAARPRWNQGSFFRRFAK, from the coding sequence ATGCGCCTGTCTCATCTCGCTCTTCCGCTTCTTTCGCTGATTGCTGCCGGCGCGGCCCGTGCAGAGGACGCGGGCGACGGCGGCGCACGCTGGTGGAGCCATGTCCAGTCGCTTGCCAATGACGGCATGGAGGGGCGCGGCACAGGCACGCCGGGCTATGACCGCGCGGCCGACTATGTCATCGGGCAGTTCCGGGCGCTTGGCCTCAAGCCGATGGGAACGGAAGGATACAAGCAGCCCGTGTCCTTCGTCGAACAGGTAATCCTCTCCGACCGAAGCAGTGCCGCGCTGGTCGGTCCGGCTGGCGAAAAGGCGCTGGCAGTGCCGGGCGACCTCATCGTTTCGGGCAGCGGCGGGCCGGTTCCGGAAAGTATCGACGCGCCGATGGTCTTTGCGGGCTATGGCCTGCATCTGCCGGAGGTCGGCCATGATGATTTCGCCGGGCTGGACCTCAAGGGCAAGATCGTGGTCGTCTTGTCGGGCGGGCCCGCCACCATCTCCGGCGCATTGAAGTCGCACGCCCGTTCGGAGCGCGCGCACTGGCTTGCGGCGCGGGGCGCGCTCGGCCTCATTACATTGGTGACGCCCAAGCAGGTTGAAATTCCTTGGACGCGGCGGATTGCGCTGGCCGGCGCGCCGGCCCTCTATTTCACGGACAACAGCCTGCGCGACACCCAGACGCCCTTTCTGGGAGCCCAGTTCGATCCCGCCAAATCGGCCCTTTTGTTCGAAGGCTCTGGCAAGACTTTCGACCAGATCGCAGCGGCGGCGGACGCTTCCGCCCCGGTGCCGAGCTTCCCGCTGGCGCTCCGGCTGAAGGCGCAGGTCGCGGCCAAGCGACGCGATGTCAGTTCGCCCAACCTCGTCGCCATGATGCCGGGCGGCGATCCGAAGCTGCGCCAGGAATATGTGGTCCTGTCCGCCCATCTGGACGGCTATGGTATCGGCACACCCATAAAGGGCGATGCCATCTACAACGGCGCGTTCGACAACGCGTCCGGAGTGGCCAGCCTGCTGGAAATCGCCCGCGCGCTGAAGGCCGGCAAGGTGAAGCCCAGGCGCTCCATCCTCTTTGCGATCGTGACGGCGGAGGAGAAGGGATTGCTGGGGTCGCGCTATTTCGCCCGCCGGCCAACGGTGCCGCAGAAGGACATTGTCGCGGACCTCAATTTCGACATGGCGCTGCCGATCTTCCCGCTGACCAGCGTGACGCCCATCGGCTATGACCAGAGCTCGCTGGGGCAGGATGCAGCAGCTGTCAGCGCGGCCATGGGCCTGCCGATCACGTCCGATCCCTTCCCGGACCGCAACGTCTTCATCCGGTCGGACCAATATGCCTTCATCCGCGAAGGCATCCCCGCGCTTTTCTTCAAATATGGCTTCAAGGCCGGCACGCCGGAGGCGGAGACGGAGAAGGCGTGGCGCGCCAATCTCTATCATTCGCCCTTCGACGATCTGAACCAGCCGGTGCTGCCGGCGGAAAGCGCGAAGCTGAACGACTATGTCACTGCGGTCACGCTGCGGGTCGCCAATGCGGCCGCGCGGCCGCGCTGGAACCAGGGCAGTTTCTTCAGGCGGTTC
- a CDS encoding sugar kinase, producing MGAGATITVIGEAMLELSRGQGDSWNLRYGGDVINTAVHLARSGDTVRLASALGADAMSADLRAQWEAEGVDTGLVLAAADRLPGLYAIETDATGERTFHYWRSEAAARRMFALPDSEAMVEAAAQSDLLYFSLITLAILPDEGREALLALCAAVKARGGKVAFDGNYRARLWPDATTACHWRDRAIALADIGLPTLADEVEMGEVDDARDAAARWGAGEGREIIVKLGGEGCLVGDQLVAPPRRIDVVDSSGAGDAFNAGYLHARLAGAAPVEAALAGHRLAGWNIGRRGAIPARDADSPY from the coding sequence ATGGGTGCAGGCGCGACGATCACGGTCATTGGCGAGGCGATGCTGGAACTGAGCCGCGGGCAGGGGGACAGTTGGAACCTGCGTTATGGCGGCGACGTGATCAACACGGCCGTACACCTGGCCCGTTCCGGCGATACGGTTCGGCTAGCGAGCGCGCTGGGCGCTGACGCGATGAGCGCGGACTTGCGCGCGCAGTGGGAGGCCGAGGGCGTCGATACCGGGCTGGTGCTCGCCGCGGCCGATCGTCTTCCGGGTCTCTATGCCATCGAGACCGACGCGACCGGCGAGCGGACCTTCCATTACTGGCGCAGCGAAGCCGCCGCACGGCGTATGTTTGCGCTCCCCGACAGCGAGGCGATGGTGGAGGCGGCGGCCCAATCGGATCTGCTCTACTTCTCGCTCATCACGCTGGCCATTCTGCCGGACGAAGGGCGTGAAGCGCTGCTGGCCCTGTGCGCGGCGGTCAAGGCGCGCGGCGGAAAGGTGGCCTTCGACGGCAATTATCGCGCGCGGCTCTGGCCCGACGCGACGACGGCTTGCCATTGGCGCGACCGGGCGATCGCGCTGGCCGACATCGGCCTGCCGACGCTGGCCGATGAGGTCGAGATGGGCGAGGTGGACGATGCACGCGATGCGGCGGCGCGCTGGGGCGCGGGAGAAGGGCGGGAGATCATCGTCAAGCTGGGCGGAGAGGGCTGCCTCGTCGGCGACCAATTGGTCGCACCGCCCCGCCGGATCGACGTGGTCGATTCGAGTGGCGCGGGCGACGCCTTCAATGCGGGCTATCTCCACGCAAGGCTCGCGGGCGCGGCGCCTGTCGAAGCGGCGCTGGCGGGCCACCGGCTTGCGGGATGGAATATCGGCCGGCGCGGGGCCATTCCGGCCCGGGATGCTGACTCGCCCTATTAA
- a CDS encoding PAS domain-containing sensor histidine kinase: protein MTSLTSDSGNRFELLVQSVTDYAIYMLDPSGLVISWNAGACRFKGYEADEIIGQHFSRFYTPEDQAKGMPARALATAEREGRFEAEGWRVRKDGTCFWANVVIDPIRDPQGRLLGFAKVTKDLTERRAAQEALRKSEERFRLLVESISDYAIYMLDPVGTITSWNPGAERFKGYKAHEILGENFARFYSDEDRLAGLPSRALHTAEREGRFEAEGWRIRKDGSRFWANVVIDPIRDPDHGHLLGFAKITRDLTERREAQRALDDARDAIIQSQKMDAIGKLTGGVAHDFNNLLAVIVGSLDLARQRMANGADISRYLDNAMAAAERGATLTQRMLAFARRQELKLQSVDCIGLVRGMAELLQSTIGASVAIETRFPLALAPAHADPAQLELALLNLAVNARDAMPDGGRISIEASEIFVAEEAPPGLSPGRYICLSVVDEGEGMDAATLERAREPFFTTKGVGKGTGLGLSMVHGFAQQCGGALDIISAPGLGTTVSLWLPVSQAQPAEEHIPSLDLRDSAPVPLVILAVDDDNLVLMNTAGMLEDLGHTVFQASNAADALRMLEEANVDLVVTDHAMPGMTGAQLADMIEQNHPGLPVIIITGFAELPPHASRRLRLDKPFKQAELARAVMEASHDASSGRLIRFTAPFDHD from the coding sequence ATGACCAGCCTAACGTCGGACAGTGGCAATCGCTTTGAACTGCTGGTGCAGAGCGTCACGGACTATGCCATCTACATGCTCGACCCCAGCGGGTTAGTCATCAGCTGGAACGCCGGCGCCTGCCGGTTCAAGGGCTATGAAGCCGACGAAATCATCGGCCAGCATTTTTCCCGGTTCTACACACCGGAGGACCAGGCGAAGGGAATGCCCGCCCGCGCCCTGGCGACCGCCGAAAGGGAGGGACGCTTCGAGGCCGAGGGCTGGCGCGTGCGCAAGGATGGCACCTGTTTCTGGGCCAATGTCGTCATAGACCCGATCCGCGATCCCCAAGGGCGACTGCTGGGCTTCGCCAAGGTCACAAAGGATCTCACCGAAAGACGCGCTGCACAGGAAGCGCTGCGCAAGAGCGAAGAGCGTTTTCGCCTGCTGGTCGAGAGCATCAGCGACTATGCGATCTACATGCTGGACCCGGTCGGCACCATCACCAGCTGGAATCCGGGCGCCGAGCGGTTCAAGGGCTATAAAGCGCACGAGATATTGGGAGAGAATTTCGCGCGCTTCTATTCGGACGAGGACCGGCTGGCCGGCCTCCCCTCCCGTGCGCTGCACACCGCCGAGCGCGAGGGACGGTTCGAGGCCGAGGGGTGGCGCATCCGCAAGGACGGGTCGCGCTTCTGGGCCAATGTCGTGATCGATCCCATCCGCGACCCCGACCATGGCCATCTGCTGGGCTTTGCGAAAATCACCCGCGACCTCACCGAGCGGCGCGAGGCGCAGCGGGCGCTCGACGACGCCCGCGACGCCATCATCCAGTCGCAGAAGATGGATGCGATCGGCAAGCTGACCGGCGGCGTCGCCCATGATTTCAACAATCTGCTCGCCGTCATCGTCGGCAGCCTGGATCTGGCGCGCCAAAGGATGGCGAATGGCGCGGACATCAGCCGCTATCTCGACAATGCCATGGCGGCAGCCGAACGGGGCGCGACCCTGACCCAGCGTATGCTCGCCTTTGCGCGGCGGCAGGAGCTGAAGCTCCAGAGCGTGGACTGCATCGGCCTTGTCCGCGGCATGGCGGAACTGCTCCAGAGCACCATCGGCGCCAGCGTGGCGATCGAAACGCGCTTTCCCCTGGCGCTCGCGCCCGCCCACGCCGATCCCGCGCAGCTGGAACTTGCGCTGCTCAACCTGGCGGTCAATGCGCGCGACGCCATGCCCGATGGCGGCAGGATCAGCATCGAAGCGAGCGAAATATTCGTCGCCGAGGAAGCCCCGCCGGGCCTTTCTCCCGGACGCTATATATGCCTGTCCGTGGTCGATGAAGGCGAAGGCATGGACGCCGCGACGCTGGAGCGGGCGCGCGAGCCCTTTTTCACGACCAAGGGCGTCGGCAAGGGTACGGGCCTTGGCCTCTCGATGGTGCATGGCTTTGCGCAACAATGCGGCGGCGCTCTCGACATCATCAGCGCGCCCGGCCTCGGCACGACCGTCTCCCTATGGCTTCCCGTATCCCAGGCCCAGCCGGCAGAGGAGCATATCCCCAGCCTGGACCTGCGGGACAGCGCGCCGGTGCCTCTCGTCATCCTGGCGGTCGACGACGACAATCTGGTACTGATGAACACGGCGGGAATGCTGGAAGACCTGGGCCATACCGTGTTCCAGGCCAGCAACGCCGCCGACGCATTGCGGATGCTGGAGGAAGCCAATGTCGATCTGGTCGTGACCGATCATGCCATGCCCGGCATGACCGGCGCGCAACTGGCCGATATGATCGAGCAAAATCATCCGGGCCTGCCCGTCATCATCATTACAGGTTTCGCCGAACTGCCCCCCCACGCCAGCCGCCGCCTCCGGCTCGACAAGCCGTTCAAACAAGCGGAGCTGGCCAGGGCGGTGATGGAAGCGAGCCATGACGCTTCCTCCGGCCGACTGATCCGGTTCACCGCGCCGTTCGATCACGACTGA
- a CDS encoding nitronate monooxygenase family protein: MSLPPLLRDRLSLPLIGSPMFIVSQPDLVIAQCRSGIVGAFPSLNARPSGVFEAWLQRLGAALTDQDAPFAVNLIVHRTNARLEEDLKLCVQYRVPIVITSLGAREDVNQAIHSYGGIVLHDVIDNVFARKAIEKGADGLIAVAAGAGGHAGTLSPFALVQEIRQWFDGPLALSGAIATGRAIAAARMMGADLAYMGSPFIATAEANADAAYKQMIVESGAADIVYSDVFTGVHGNYLRPSIVASGLDPDSLPEAKDMDFASLTGGDKKAWRDVWGAGQGIGAIAKVQPAAGFIAQLQAEYRAAVADFTA; this comes from the coding sequence ATGAGCCTGCCGCCGCTGCTCCGTGACCGCCTGTCGCTGCCGCTGATCGGTTCGCCGATGTTCATCGTGTCGCAGCCCGACCTGGTCATCGCGCAGTGCCGCAGCGGCATCGTCGGCGCCTTTCCCTCGCTCAACGCGCGGCCTTCGGGAGTGTTCGAGGCCTGGCTCCAGCGACTGGGCGCGGCACTGACCGACCAGGATGCGCCCTTCGCCGTCAACCTGATCGTCCATCGCACCAATGCGCGGCTGGAGGAGGATTTGAAACTGTGCGTCCAGTATAGGGTGCCGATCGTCATCACGTCGCTCGGCGCCCGGGAGGATGTGAACCAGGCGATCCACAGCTATGGCGGTATCGTCCTGCATGACGTCATCGATAATGTCTTCGCGCGCAAGGCGATCGAAAAGGGCGCAGATGGCCTGATCGCGGTCGCCGCCGGCGCAGGCGGCCATGCCGGCACGCTGTCGCCCTTCGCGCTGGTTCAGGAGATCCGTCAGTGGTTTGACGGACCGCTGGCGCTTTCCGGCGCGATCGCGACCGGGCGGGCGATCGCGGCGGCGCGGATGATGGGCGCGGACCTCGCCTATATGGGCTCGCCTTTCATCGCCACGGCGGAGGCCAATGCCGATGCCGCCTACAAGCAGATGATCGTCGAAAGCGGGGCGGCAGACATCGTCTATTCCGACGTGTTCACCGGCGTCCATGGCAATTATCTGCGCCCCAGCATCGTCGCGTCGGGGCTGGACCCCGATAGTCTGCCGGAGGCGAAGGACATGGACTTTGCATCGCTGACTGGCGGCGATAAGAAGGCATGGCGCGACGTCTGGGGGGCGGGACAGGGCATCGGCGCGATTGCCAAGGTGCAGCCGGCTGCCGGCTTCATTGCCCAGTTGCAGGCGGAGTATCGGGCGGCCGTGGCGGACTTCACGGCCTGA
- a CDS encoding alpha/beta hydrolase: MDMPTVPTPTSHFFTSLRSRLHYLDWGNPSAPLLILLHGGFDHARSWDWTARLLAKDYHVIAPDLRGHGDSAWSAEGSYMMANFVYDLGLLVDLLDRAPVTIVGHSLGGSISLRYAGLFPDKVRKIVAIEGLGLSPDRLKQKAEENVPDAWRLWIDGRRASAARAGRRYPTIEAAIGRMRERNEHLSVEQALHLTQHGVNRNEDGSYSWKFDPYLNNAAPQAGTDADLPEFWARIACPTLLCLGKDSWASNPERDGRMAHFRDARLVEFAEAGHWLHHDQFDRFIAELRAFL; encoded by the coding sequence ATGGACATGCCGACCGTGCCGACCCCGACTTCCCATTTCTTCACGTCGCTGCGGTCCCGGCTGCACTATCTGGACTGGGGCAATCCTTCCGCCCCCCTGCTGATCCTGCTCCACGGTGGCTTCGACCATGCGCGGAGCTGGGACTGGACGGCGCGGTTGCTGGCGAAGGACTATCATGTCATCGCACCGGACCTGCGCGGCCACGGCGACAGCGCCTGGTCGGCCGAAGGCTCGTACATGATGGCCAATTTCGTCTATGACCTGGGGCTGCTGGTCGATCTGCTCGACCGCGCGCCAGTAACCATCGTCGGCCATTCGCTCGGCGGATCGATCAGCTTGCGCTATGCCGGGCTTTTCCCCGACAAGGTGCGCAAGATCGTCGCGATCGAAGGATTGGGCCTGTCGCCCGATCGGTTGAAGCAGAAGGCGGAGGAAAATGTCCCCGATGCCTGGCGTCTGTGGATCGACGGCCGGCGCGCCAGCGCAGCTCGCGCCGGACGACGCTATCCCACGATCGAAGCCGCGATCGGCCGTATGCGCGAACGCAACGAGCATCTCTCGGTCGAACAGGCGCTGCACCTGACCCAGCACGGCGTCAACCGTAACGAGGATGGCAGCTATAGCTGGAAATTCGACCCCTATCTGAACAACGCCGCGCCCCAAGCGGGCACCGATGCGGACCTTCCGGAATTCTGGGCGCGCATCGCCTGCCCAACATTGCTTTGCCTGGGCAAGGACAGCTGGGCCTCCAATCCCGAACGGGACGGACGCATGGCGCACTTCCGCGACGCGCGACTGGTCGAGTTCGCCGAGGCTGGGCACTGGCTGCACCATGACCAGTTCGACCGTTTCATCGCGGAGCTGCGCGCGTTCCTGTGA
- a CDS encoding DUF2807 domain-containing protein, with protein MHDQRRGTGRSALHTLITASLAIAAPAGAATRGFTITSFDAIRVDAPVIIVLTTGTGASARAEGDQGALDRLKVDVSGRLLTVTMDRPRPGEKSGGAATLRLSTGMIERVVLTGGGSIAVNRMKGLAGQIILGGNGDVRVGDVQLDRIDLMLAGGGRATLTGRAGVANIRVNGPGAVAAEPLRVRQASISNDGPGSVILTTEVTAKIVATGSGDVTVGGKPACTVDNRGTGRILCGGERY; from the coding sequence ATGCACGACCAGCGGCGTGGGACCGGGCGAAGCGCGCTGCATACCCTGATTACGGCGAGCCTGGCGATCGCCGCACCTGCGGGCGCGGCGACGCGGGGTTTCACCATCACGAGTTTCGACGCGATCCGCGTGGACGCGCCCGTCATCATAGTGCTCACTACCGGGACCGGCGCGTCGGCGCGGGCGGAAGGCGATCAAGGTGCGCTCGACCGGCTGAAAGTCGACGTGTCGGGACGACTGCTCACGGTGACCATGGACCGTCCCCGTCCCGGTGAGAAAAGCGGTGGCGCAGCCACGTTGCGGCTGTCGACGGGCATGATCGAGCGCGTGGTGCTGACCGGAGGCGGCTCCATTGCCGTCAACCGGATGAAGGGGCTGGCGGGACAGATCATCCTCGGCGGCAATGGCGATGTGAGAGTGGGGGATGTTCAGCTCGACCGGATCGACCTGATGCTGGCGGGTGGCGGACGCGCGACTCTGACGGGCCGGGCCGGCGTGGCGAATATTCGCGTCAACGGCCCCGGAGCGGTCGCTGCGGAACCACTGCGCGTCCGACAGGCCAGCATCAGCAATGATGGCCCCGGCAGCGTCATCCTGACGACGGAGGTGACAGCGAAAATCGTGGCGACCGGATCGGGCGATGTGACGGTCGGCGGCAAGCCCGCCTGCACCGTCGACAATCGCGGCACAGGGCGCATCCTGTGCGGTGGCGAGCGCTATTAG
- the radC gene encoding DNA repair protein RadC, whose amino-acid sequence MAEQGAKAMHDGAGHRARLRQKLADSGGDALHDHELVEYLLALAIRRRDTKPLAKELLRTFGGIGELMTADWQAIARVPGMGDTSVAAIKIVQATALRMLRNEVAARPVLGSWQALLDYLRADMAWLGVERVRVLHLNSRNMLIRDDHMGDGSIDQAAIYTREVIRRAIDFGSAALILVHNHPSGSPEPSRQDIDITRQIIDAGKRLGISVHDHIIIGAQGHVSLRAKGLL is encoded by the coding sequence TTGGCCGAACAGGGCGCGAAAGCCATGCATGACGGCGCGGGGCATCGCGCGCGATTGCGACAGAAACTAGCGGATAGCGGGGGCGATGCGCTGCACGACCATGAACTGGTCGAATATCTGCTGGCGCTCGCCATCCGCCGACGCGACACCAAACCGCTGGCCAAGGAATTGCTGCGGACCTTTGGCGGCATCGGTGAGCTGATGACGGCCGACTGGCAAGCTATCGCCCGCGTGCCCGGCATGGGCGACACCAGCGTCGCCGCGATCAAGATCGTTCAGGCTACAGCGCTGCGGATGCTCCGCAACGAAGTCGCCGCGCGGCCGGTGCTGGGCAGCTGGCAGGCGCTGCTCGACTATCTGCGCGCCGACATGGCCTGGCTGGGCGTCGAGCGCGTCCGGGTGCTGCACCTCAACAGCCGCAATATGTTGATCCGCGACGACCATATGGGCGACGGGTCGATCGACCAGGCAGCGATCTACACGCGCGAGGTTATCAGGCGCGCCATCGACTTCGGCTCGGCGGCGCTGATCCTGGTCCACAACCATCCCAGCGGGTCGCCCGAGCCTAGTCGGCAGGACATCGACATTACCCGCCAGATCATCGACGCCGGCAAACGCCTCGGGATCAGCGTCCACGATCATATCATCATCGGGGCCCAGGGGCATGTCAGCCTGCGGGCGAAGGGACTGTTGTAG